The Excalfactoria chinensis isolate bCotChi1 chromosome 28, bCotChi1.hap2, whole genome shotgun sequence genome includes a window with the following:
- the LOC140263295 gene encoding twist-related protein 2-like — protein sequence MKEENMCPESPEGSLVTSEEEGERLHKKCLRKRGQVGKALEDGRASSPQGKRCKRSPVPQSFEDVHTQRVIANVRERQRTQSLNDAFAELRKIIPTLPSDKLSKIQTLKLAARYIDFLYQVLQSDELDHKITSCNYLAHERLSYAFSVWRMEGAWSMSASH from the coding sequence atgaaggaagaaaacatgtgCCCAGAGTCTCCCGAAGGCAGCCTGGTTACCAGCGAGGAGGAAGGCGAGAGGCTGCACAAGAAATGCCTCCGTAAACGAGGCCAAGTTGGCAAAGCTTTGGAGGACGGCAGAGCCTCCTCTCCGCAGGGCAAACGCTGCAAGCGCAGCCCGGTGCCGCAGTCCTTCGAGGATGTGCACACACAGAGGGTGATTGCCAACGTCAGGGAGAGGCAGAGGACCCAATCGCTCAACGATGCCTTCGCGGAGCTGAGGAAAATCATCCCCACGTTGCCCTCCGATAAGCTGAGCAAGATCCAGACCCTGAAGCTGGCTGCGCGCTACATTGACTTCTTGTACCAGGTGCTGCAGAGCGATGAGCTGGACCACAAGATCACCAGCTGCAATTACCTGGCCCACGAGAGGCTCAGCTATGCCTTCTCTGTCTGGAGGATGGAAGGGGCTTGGTCCATGTCTGCGTCCCACTGA